The Nicotiana tabacum cultivar K326 chromosome 1, ASM71507v2, whole genome shotgun sequence genome segment attttttggttgttttcacacatattaagaaattcaccttttaacattaattagcaatgaaattgatcatattaacctttactatcttttcacataaacactcctaactccaacattaattactccaagggcaatgtaggaaaaaaataattaattcattcttgaaatctgaaaaaatcacttattttggaccacaagaaaaaagctaaaaaatcacttattttggaccgaagGGAGTAGTACGTAatacttttgttattttttctcaaTATCTTAATTATTAGAGAAAAAGGAATTAATGAGTTCCAGTTTTATAGTAGTGccttgttatttttgttatagaaagtattattttaatatttccaGTTTTTGTAATAAAATCTTTTATTTGCCAAAAATAAATGAGTTCTATTTAGCTGCTAATATTGGTGGAACTAACTTTCTCTAAGCAAAAGGAATTAGACTAATTTTGATGGATGGAGTACTATGTACAAGGTTTTTGATTTTCGTGCacaagatttgagaaaattcatCTTAACTTTTATAAATCTAAAACTATATTAAACATTTAATCTACACTAGTAATAATTAAAGTATAAATATCTTTTGACACTTCTTTAACATTTTATAGTTGGGACATATTATGCGACAGTAACAAGAAATTGTAGACTTCTTAGCAGTTCCATATTATAATTATATAGTTTGACATGTTACGAGATAGTAACAAGTAGACTTCTTAGCAGTTCCATATTATAATTATACAGTTTGACATGTTACAAGACTGTAATAAAAAATTGTTGACTTCTTAGCAGTTCCCTATTATAATTATACAGGTTGACATGTTACGAGACAGTAATAAGAAATTGTAGAATTCTTGGCAGTTCCATATTGTAACTATTATTTTTTGTAGGTGGTGCATGGCATTGAGGGAGCAATTGGCTTCAGTAAGACAGCCTCAAGACTATATGCAACCATTGATCTTCAAAAAGCCAGAGTTGGCAGAACAAGATTGCTGAATGAACACAAAAATCCGCGGTGGTACGAGTCTTTCCACATTTACTGTGCTCATATGGCTGCAGATGTTATATTCACTGTCAAAATTGATAATCCAATTGGAGCAGAACTCATTGGTAGAGCTTACTTGCCAGTTCAAGAACTACTAGATGGAGAAGAAGTCGATAAATGGCTTGAAATCCTCGATACAGAACGAAAACCTGTGCATGGACACTCTAAAATTCATGTGAAGTTGCAGTTTTTTGATGTCACAAGGGAATATAATTGGAATAGAGGGATAAAAGTAACAAGATTTCCTGGTGTTCCTTACACATTTTTTAGTCAAAGACAAGGATGCAAAGTCACACTTTACCAAGATGCTCATGTTCCTGATAACTTCATCCCGAAAATCCCTCTTGCTGGTGGAAAGTTTTACGAGCCACAACGATGCTGGGAAGATATTTTCGATGCTATAACGAATGCAAAGCACTTGATTTACATAACAGGATGGTCTGTATATACTGAGATCACTTTGATAAGGGACACAAGGAGGCCTAAACCTGGTGGAGACATAACGCTCGGGGAGTTGCTTAAGAAAAAAGCTAATGAAGGTGTGAGAGTTCTAATGCTGGTTTGGGATGATAGAACATCGGTTGGTGTGTTGAAACAAGATGGACTAATGGCTACTCATGATGAAGAAACTGCTAATTTTTTCCGAGATACTGAAGTCAATTGTGTGTTGTGTCCTCGAAATCCTGATGATGGACGGAGCATTATTCAGAATATAGAAATCGGGACAATGTTCACTCATCATCAGAAGATTGTTGTTGTGGATGGTGAAATGCCTAATGGAGACAAAGAGAAGAGGAGAATTGTGAGTTATATTGGTGGGATTGATCTTTGTGATGGTAGATATGATACACAATTTCACTCCCTTTTTAGGACATTGGACACAGCACATCATGATGATTTTCACCAAGCAAATTTCACTGGTGCATCAATACAAAAAGGGGGACCAAGAGAGCCTTGGCACGATATACATTGTCGATTAGAAGGGCCAGTTGCTTGGGATGTACTGTACAATTTTGAGCAGAGGTGGAggaagcaaggaggaaaggacTTGCTTATAAACCTAAGGGATATCGACAACATTATCACTCCACCTTCACCTGTTATGTATCCAGACGATCATGACACGTGGAATGTTCAAGTTTTTCGATCAATTGATGGGGGAGCAGCTTTCGGCTTCCCTAATGTTCCTGAGGAGGCAGCAAAGTCTGGCCTTATAAGTGGAAAGGACAACATCATTGACCGAAGCATACAGGacgcatatattaatgccattcGTAGAGCAAAGCATTTCATCTACATCGAAAACCAGTACTTCTTAGGTAGCTCTTTTTCGTGGTACTCTAATGATATCAAGGATGAAGAGATCAATGCTTTGCACTTGATCCCAAAGGAGCTGTCTTTGAAGATAGTGAGCAAAATCGAAGCAGGGGAAAGGTTTACGGTT includes the following:
- the LOC107820441 gene encoding phospholipase D alpha 1, with amino-acid sequence MAQILLHGTLHATIFEVDKIHTNFGKELFNKVVHGIEGAIGFSKTASRLYATIDLQKARVGRTRLLNEHKNPRWYESFHIYCAHMAADVIFTVKIDNPIGAELIGRAYLPVQELLDGEEVDKWLEILDTERKPVHGHSKIHVKLQFFDVTREYNWNRGIKVTRFPGVPYTFFSQRQGCKVTLYQDAHVPDNFIPKIPLAGGKFYEPQRCWEDIFDAITNAKHLIYITGWSVYTEITLIRDTRRPKPGGDITLGELLKKKANEGVRVLMLVWDDRTSVGVLKQDGLMATHDEETANFFRDTEVNCVLCPRNPDDGRSIIQNIEIGTMFTHHQKIVVVDGEMPNGDKEKRRIVSYIGGIDLCDGRYDTQFHSLFRTLDTAHHDDFHQANFTGASIQKGGPREPWHDIHCRLEGPVAWDVLYNFEQRWRKQGGKDLLINLRDIDNIITPPSPVMYPDDHDTWNVQVFRSIDGGAAFGFPNVPEEAAKSGLISGKDNIIDRSIQDAYINAIRRAKHFIYIENQYFLGSSFSWYSNDIKDEEINALHLIPKELSLKIVSKIEAGERFTVYVVLPMWPEGLPESGSVQAILDWQRRTMRMMYTDIIQALKVKGIIANPKEYLSFFCLGNRETKKGGEYEPSETPEPDSDYSRAQEARRFMIYVHAKMMIVDDEYIIIGSANINQRSMDGARDSEIAMGAYQPFHLSVKEPARGQVHGFRMALWYEHLGLLDNSFLYPESPECIRKVNQVADKYWDLYSSESLVHDLPGHLLTYPIAVTENGEVTELPGTEYFPDTKARVLGTKSDFLPPILTT